A window of the Brassica napus cultivar Da-Ae chromosome C5, Da-Ae, whole genome shotgun sequence genome harbors these coding sequences:
- the LOC106436508 gene encoding dormancy-associated protein 1 translates to MVLLDKLWDDVVAGPQPDRGLARLRKITTQPINIRGEGSNKVMHRSLTMPTVVSPGTPTTPTTPTTPHKDNVWRSVFNPGSNLATRAIGSNIFDKPAHPNSPSVYDWLYSGESRSQHR, encoded by the exons atgGTTCTGCTAGATAAGCTTTGGGATGATGTTGTTGCCGGACCTCAACCTGACCGTGGCCTAGCCCGCCTCCGTAAAATCACCACCCAACCCATTAATATCAGAG gagaaggaAGCAACAAGGTGATGCATAGGTCGTTGACTATGCCGACGGTAGTGAGCCCCGGAACTCCAACTACTCCGACCACTCCGACAACGCCACATAAGGATAACGTGTGGAGGAGCGTCTTTAATCCTGGAAGCAACCTCGCCACGAGAGCCATCGGCTCCAACATCTTTGATAAACCAGCCCACCCAAATTCTCCATCCGTCTACGACTG GTTGTACAGCGGCGAGTCAAGGAGTCAGCACCGTTAA